In the Armatimonadota bacterium genome, CACCGAGGATGCCACCGCAGTGGACTTCACCCGCCGGCCCTTCGTCATTACCACACAGTCGGGCGAGCACATCGCGGCCCGAGCCGTGATCGTGGCCACCGGCGCGTCGGCGCGGATGCTCGGCGTCCCTGGCGAGGAACGACTGCTGGGCCGCGGGGTGTCCACCTGCGCGACCTGCGACGGCTTCTTCTTCCGCAAGAAGGATGTCGTGGTCGTCGGCGGTGGCGACTCGGCCATGGAGGAGGCGCTGTACCTGGCCAACTTGGCCAGGTCGGTGACGGTGATCCACCGGCGCGATCGGCTCCGCGCCAGCAAGATCATGCAGGAGCGAGCCTTCAAGCACCCCGCCATCACGTTCGTCTGGAACACGGTCGTCGAAGAGATCGTTGGGGACGGCGTGGTACAGGCCGTCCGGTTGCGCGACGTGCAGTCGGGGGCCGTGACCGAACGCAAGACCGACGGTGTATTCGTCGCCATCGGCCACGTGCCCAACACGGCGCTGTTCCGCGGCCAGTTGGAGCTAGACGACGCGGGCTACATCAAGCTGCGCGACCGCTCCATGACCAGTGTGGAAGGGGTGTTCGCCGCCGGCGACGTGCACGACCACACGTACCGCCAGGCCGTCACCGCCGCCGGCTACGGCTGCATGGCCGCCATCGACGCGGAGCGCTGGCTCCAGCACCAGGACCGGTGACGTGCTCGCCCTGGGCACTGCGTCCCTTGTCCGACGGTTCGAGCGGTTGACGAGGTCCCTGACGACGCGGGAGCCCGCTCCCTGTGGCACTGCGTCCGCCGGTCCGACGACCCGCTGTGGGCAATCGCCCGCTCCACCGGCGTGACGGTTCCGACGCCGTACTCGAGCGCCGTAGACCGCCGCCATCGCCCTGGCCTGACGTCACCGGGCGGCGGCTTCACCACCCAACGTGCCGTTACCCGACCTTGGTCTGGAGCGCGCCCTCGATGCGGCGCTTCAACTCTGCCTTGGGCATGTAGCCGACGATCCGCTCGACCATCTGCCCGCCCTTGAACACTCCCAGGGTAGGAATGCTCATGATGCTGTAACGCATGGCCAGGTGCTGGTTGTCATCGACGTCCACCTTGACGACTTTCAGGCGGCCGGCGTACTCGCCGGCTAGCTCCTCCACGATGGGCGCGATCAACCGACATGGTCCACACCACTCCGCCCAGAAGTCCACCAGCACCGGCAGGTCGGCCTGCAGCACTTCCTGCTCGAACGTCTGCTCCGTCACCGCTACGGGCTTAGCCATCCGCAGTCATCCTCCTCGAGAACGCTTCGTCCCCCGTGGTGCATCCGGCGCACCATCGGACCAGGGCCCCGGACGGACGGCCATTGCGCTTTCTTTCGCGTCCATCCGCCCACCGGTACCACTGGTTTGAGACGCCGGTTGATCAAACCGGCGTACCGGTCAGGGTTATTCCCCAAAAAGTCGCCGGCGGCGGCCGTTGCGCCCTTAGGCCTGCAGTATTAGCGACGTCACCGCCAGCGCGTTCCAGCAGGTGGCGCGCAGCACGGCCTGCTTCTGCTCGCGTATCAGCGACGTCACCGTCAGCGTGTTCCAGCAGGGCCGGGGGCTCAGACCCCCGTGTGTACACAGACGCTGAACCAGCGGTCTCGACGGTTGACCCGGTCGGCCCTCAGAACCGCGCAGCCAGTAGTGTAGCGATCCCCACCGCCACGGCGAAGACCATCACTACCATACCCACGCAGCCCATGCGGCGCCCTTCACCTGCCCGGGGCGGCCGCACGCTGGCCCGCAGCGACAACTTAGTCGCTCTCCGCAACGACGCGATCGCCTCGGCGGTGCGACCCAGCTGCTTGTACAACCCCCCAAGGTTTTGGTGCGCAATCCAGTAGTCGGGATCTACGGCGATGGCGCGTTGATAGGCCTCCAGGGCTTGGTCCAGGCGGCCGGTCTCGCGGTAAACGTTCCCCAGGTTGCTCCAGGCAGGGGCGTACCGCGGGTTGAGGCTCACCGCCTTCGCGAACGCCTGCTCGGCTTCGTCCAACCGCCGCTGCCGGGCCAGCGCGACCCCTAGCTTGCTATAGGCGACGTGGGACGACCCATCGCTCTCGATGGCACGCCGAAAGGCAGCCTCTGCCGCTTCCCACTCGCCGGCCTCGAGGTGCCGCTCCCCCTCGTCGAGATGGTGTGCCGCGCGATCGGACCCCTCGGACATCTTGGCAGCTGGGGACGTTCTGCACGCACGCCGATGACCCCTGCGCGTCCCCCCACCGGTAGTGCCCCGGCGCAGCGCTGCCAACCGCGCAGCCGTGAGGACGCCACCAACAGTCACACCAGGACCCTCCTCAGAACCGTTGCACTGTCACATCGCCCCAGCGCCCCAGCGGCCGTTTCGATGCAGCGCATACCGCCGGATCATCGTGCTCGCCGTCCCTGCCGCCGCCTATGGTGGAGGCGCGCCAGATTCTGTTCGACCAGCCGCCGCCCTAGTTGACGATGCCGTTGGAAACCGGCCACCCCTTGCCGGACAGCCTCCCATTTGATCTGCGGGGACGAACCGCATTTTGATCCGGCCAGCTTCGCGTTGCGATAGGTACCGGACAGGACCGTACTTCGCGGGAGAGAATGTGTGGTATCAGGCGGCCGCGGCTCCAGAGTCAGGGTAAACACCCGTACCACATCCGCGCCGGCTGGAAGGGACGATCCTGCGCAGACGGGTGTCCTACCGGCTTCCTGCAGCGCGCCGCGGCTGGCGCAGGTGCTCACGGCGGTCGTGGTGGACGCGTTGCACCAGGGGGAGGCAACGGAGTCGTGTCCGATGACGGAGGGCCGGTCCCCGCGGAGGACAGGCGTCCCGGGCGGGTTGCCGCATTCTAGGGTCGGGTGTATCGATGGCTGACGACGTGGACGTTCTCCTGGTGATTCCCGACCGCCGCCTGCGGGCGTTCGCTCTTGCGGAGTTGATGGAACAGGGATACGAGGTCATGGCCGTACCTCGAGCTCGTCACGCACGGGCCCTGCTGCGCGCGGGGGTGAGCCCGCGCCTGGTGATCGTGGACCTGGTCGGACTCGCCGAAAACGGCGATGCCCTCCGCGACCTCCTCGGCGACTCCCCGGAACGCCTGCTGGTCCTGGTCGGCGCCCTCGAGCGACAGGAAGTGGCTCAGCTGCCTCCCTGCCGCGTGCTCGGCCGTCCGTTCACCGTAGGCCAGCTGGTCGAGCGCGTTCAGCGCCTCCTGGGATCCTGACGACAGAGGGGCGGGCGAGCACGTCCTGGCGCGCGGATTCCTCACTCGGAATCGCGGGAAAGCGCCCAGGCCGCCCGGCGCGTTCGTGGGAAAGCGAGCAGCGTCTCGGGACAGTGTCACGCGAAAAGTGATACGGTGGCTGCAAACGGGGATGCGTCAGTGAAGGCGGTGCGGGCCGCCAAAACCGTCGATCGCGGGTGCGCGTCAATTCGGCCAGCCGTGATGGTCCAGGCTTGGCGCAAAAGGTCATCGATCATCCGACGCGCGCGACAAAATCCCAAACGGTCAGAAGGTTGCCCACAACGGCAGGTCGCGGTAGATGGGCTCGCGCGCGCCCCTCACGGCTGCGGCCGCAAAGACGGCGTCATTCTCTTCGTCCGGGATGCACCGGAGTGTCGCCGTATCGAACGCGTTGAGCAACGCACGGCTTTGGAGCACCGCCACCACAGCGGTCGGTGGTGCTTCCACCTGCCCGGTCACCTGCGCCACCACCTCGCCGTTATCGACCTCAACGACCACCCGGCGCGCTCCGGCCCGCCGGGCTGCCCACAGCGCAGCCAGCACGGCCCGGTGCGCCGCTGGCGTGCGGTTGGGATGCACGGTATGAACCAGCACGCGACGCGCGCCGCGGTCAGGGTCCCTGAGCACGACCGCAAGGGTCAGACGCCCATCAGGTGCCGGGCGCGCGGCGGCTGTGACATGCAGCGGGTCACCGACAGGTCGCGGTGCTACCACGGCGGTGGTCCCTCCAGTATCGCCGCCACCAGCACACAGAACGCCAGGAGCAAGACCTTGAGCCCCACGGCCCGCTGGTCGTCAACAAACCCCACCGCCACCTCCGCCAGCACGTGTCGCCATCGTCGGTTCGCGCGACCGTGCACAACACTGCGCCCAGCATAGCTCCCTCCGGCGCCGGTGCTACCGGCTGCAGACCAGCCGCCTGGGGACCAGTCACGCAGCGCGCATCCCCCGCCTCGCGGGGTGTCCTCCGACTGCAACGCGCAGCGCACACCACTCGCGTTCCGCCCGCGGCCCCCCGGGACGGCCGACCGGTTCATATCGCCCCTCCGACGGGGTACCGGCGTAGCAACCCCACGACTTTCCCCAGGATCTCGAATGGGCCGAGGACCGGGGGGTACGCGGGGTTCTCCGCCTGCAAATAGGGCTGCCCGTCGCGGCACGCGAGCCGCTTGACCGTCGCCTCGTCGCCCAACAGGGCCACGACAATGTCGCCCGGTGATGCCGTATCCTGACATCGCACGATCACGAGGTCGCCGTCGTAGATCCCGGCCCCGACCATGCTGTCGCCGCGCACGGTGAGGAGGAAGCTCTGCTCCGTCCAGCCCACGAACCGTCTGGGGACAGGGATCATCTCCTCCACGTGCTCATCGGCCAGAACGGGCGCGCCGGCCGCCACGCGGCCCACCAGAGGCACCAGCGCCACCTCGTCGCTCGCGGGCCAACGGCGGTCGGTGATCTCCAGCACGCGCATGCGGTCGCTGCCACGGCGGAGGTACCCCTTGCGTTCCAGCGCCACCAGATGGTGGTGCACGGTAGACGGCGAGTGCGCCCCAAGCGCAGCTCCAATCTCACGGACCGACGGCACGATGCCCCTCCGTTTGATGCTGTCCACCACGTATTCGAAGATCTCGCGCTGGCGGCGAGTCAGTTCTGTTCGCACCGGACCACCCCCGCCAGTCACTATATCGAACACACGTACGTATGACAACTCAGCGAATATCGAACGAATGTACGCTATAGGGCGCCACGGACACAAACCTGCCTAAAATCCACGCATACCTCCAATTCTTTCGCGGAATCGAGGTCAGACGATGTCGAACGACTGCCTGTGGCTACCGTTCTCGAGAGAACGTCATGTGCTGGCGCCCACCAAAAGAACCAGGGAGTGGAGTAGGGAAACAGTCCAGCCACACCTCACGCCATGCCAGGCAACCCGAGTATTGCTCCGCAGTGAGGAAATTAAAGCCCGAACTTTGCAGAAATTGAAAATGATGAGTATTACCGGAAATCTATGGTGAATAGTGAACCGGTCAGCTATTCTCCTCTTCGGTAGGGTGTTTCACGGAGATCGAAAAAAGAAAACTTATGGAACCAGCATTTCCTCCGACTTCGAGCGCACTACCAGCGCGGGATCGAGGTTCCCCCCACTGACGACGGCCACCGCCGGTCGCTCGACCACCCGCCCCTCGAGAAGCGCGGCCACAGCGATGGCCCCCGAAGGCTCAACGACAAGTCGCGCCTCCCGCCACAGTCGCCCGACCGCCCTCAACACGGCTGCGTCGTCCACCGCGACGAACTCGTCGACATAATGCGCCACCAGTTCCCACGGCAACGCCCCGGGCTGCTGCACACGCAGGCCGTCGCAGACCGTCTCGGTCGACGGCACCGTCACCCGCGCCCCGGCAGCGCGAGAGGCAGCGAACCGTGCGACGTTCTGCGGTTCGACCCCTACGACCCGTACCTCCGGACGCAGGGTCTTGACAGCCAGCGCAACCCCCGAGAGCAGGCCGCCCCCGCTCACCGGTACGACCACAACTGAGACGTCCACCGCCTGCTCGGCGATCTCCAGCCCGCAGGTGCCCTGACCCGCGATGACCAGCGGATCGTCGAACGGAGGGACCACGTGCAGCCCCCGCTCGCGAGCCAGGGCGTTCGCGAGCTCGAGCCGCTCGGCTGCCGTGGTGCCGCAGCGGATCACCTCGGCGCCCCAGCGCGCGATACCGGCCGCCTTGGGCGCCGTGACCGTCTCCGGGACCACGACAACCGCCGGCAGCCCCATACGAGAGGCCACGTAGGCCACGGCCTGCCCATGGTTCCCCGACGACGCCGTCACGACACCGCGCAGCCTGGGTCCCAGCGCGCGCATGTGGTTGGCCGCGCCGCGCACCTTGAACGACCCCGTTGGCTGCAGGCTCTCCAGCTTGAGCAGAATGCCGTCGGCACCGTCGAACGGATGGAGGGGAGTCCGCCGCGCGTCTCGGGCGATGCGCGCCGCCGCGGCCCGGACGTCGTCGATAGTCGGCAAGCTCACCGCGTACTGGCGGCGCGCACCGGGCCGCGCCAGCGCAGGTTGGGGTGACGGGCTGCGGCAACCTCGTCGAGTCGCGCCACGACCGTCCGGTGAGGCGCCGTGCGGACGGTCTCAGGATCGCGGGCGCACTCCTCGGCAACCTGAATCAACGCGTCGGCAAAAGCATCGAGCGTCTGGCGACTCTCGGTTTCCGCAGGTTCGATCATGATCGCCTCGTCGACGATCAACGGGAAGTAGATCGTCGGCGCGTGGTAACCGTAGTCCAGCAGCCGCTTGGCGATGTCGAGCGTCCGCACCCCATGCTGCGCCTTCTGCCGGCGACCCGAGAGCACGAACTCGTGCATACACGGTCGGTCGTAGGGCACGTCGAAGTACTCCCGCAGCCGGGTCAGCAGGTAGTTGGCGTTCACGACCGCCGCTTCGGAGACCTGGCGCAGCAGGGGGCCGTAGGCCCGCAGGTAGGCGTAGGCCCGCACCAACACCCCGAAGTTCCCGTGAAACGCCCGCACCCGTCCGATCGCCTTGGGCCTGGCGTAGTCGAGGCGGAACCGATCCCCGTCGCGTTCCACGGTCGGCACCGGCAGGTACGGCGCCAGGAACGCTTTCACCGCCACCGGTCCTGCCCCCGGCCCGCCGCCGCCGTGGGGGGTCGAGAACGTCTTGTGGACGTTCATGTGCATCACGTCGAAGCCCTGGTCGCCCGGTCGGGTCACGCCCAGCACCGCGTTGAAGTTGGCTCCGTCCAGGTAGAGCAGCGCACCGCACCCGTGGACGATCTCGGCCACCTCGACGATACGTTCCTCGAAGAGCCCCAGCGTGTTCGGGTTGGTCAGCATGAGGGCCGCCACCGAGGCGTCCGCCACCTGCCGCAGAGCATCGACGTCGATGTTGCCCCGGCGGTCGCTGGGGACCGTCACCACGGTGTAGCCGCACATCGCGGCCGACGCGGGATTGGTCCCGTGGGCGGAATCCGGGACGATCACCCGTGTGCGCCGGTCCCCGCGGTCCTCGTGGTAGGCGCGGATCATCATCAGGGCGGTCAGCTCCCCGTGGGCACCGGCCGCAGGCTGGAAGGTCACCCGATCCATGCCGCTGATCTCGCACAGCATCTGCTCCAGCTCCCACAACAGCTGGAGCGCACCCTGCGCGAGGTCGTCGGGCACGTTGGGGTGCAGGCGCGCGAAGCCCGGCAGGCGCGCCGCGTCCTCGTTGACCTTCGGGTTGTACTTCATGGTGCAGGACCCCAGAGGGTAGAAGCCGACGTCGATCGCATAGTTCCGCTGCGAGAGCCTCGTGTAGTGCCGCACGAGATCCGGCTCGCTGACCTCGGGCAGGTCGGCGGGATCACGCCGCACCAGCGAAGGTTCGACGATCTGCTCGAGCGGGACGTCGGGGACGTCGGCCTCCGGTGCAGCGACCGCCACCCGGCCGGGGCGGCTGAGCTCGAAGATCAGGGGGAAGTCCCGCTGCGTCATCGCGTCACGACCTCGGCGACGGCGTCGACCAGGGCATCGATCTGCGCCCGTGTACGCGCTTCGGTCACGCAGACCAGCCAGGCGTCGGCCAACTCCGGGTACCAGAGGCCCAGGGGCAGGCCGCCCAGGATCCCGCGGTCGAGCAGGCGAGCGTTCACCTCCGCGGGCGGCACGGGCAGGCGCAGGACGAACTCGTTGAATACGGGCGCGTCGAACCCGGCCCGCACCCCGGGGATGGCACACAGGCGGCTGCGGGCATAGTGGGCTCGCCGGGCGTTCACCTCGGCGATCTGCCGCAGCCCGGACTTGCCCACCGCCGCCATGTAGATCGCGGCCGCCAGGGCGTTCAGCGCTTCGTTGGTGCAGATGTTGCTCGTGGCCTTCTCCCGCCGGATGTGCTGCTCCCGTGTCTGCAGCGTCAGGACGAACCCCCTCCGGCCGTGCCGGTCGACGGTGGCACCCACGAGACGTCCGGGCATCCGTCGCACGAACGCGTCCCGTGTCGCGAGCATTCCCAAGTAGGGCCCTCCGAAGTTGAGGAAGTTGCCCAGCGGCTGCCCTTCGCCCGCCACGATGTCGGCGCCCCAGTGGCCAGGGGGAGCCAGCAACCCCAGACTGAGCGGCTCGGCGACCGCAGTGATCAACAAGGCGCCGGCGTCGTGCGCCACCCGGGCGAGGGCCGGACCGTCTTCGATGCAGCCAAAGACGTTGGGGAACTGGATGACGAGGGCCGCCGTCCGCGCCCCGAGAGCCTCCCGGGCCCGGGCGACCGATGTCACGCCATCCTCGTAGGGCACCTCTCGGACGTGCATGCCCAGGTGCCGGGTGTACGTCCGCAGGACCTCCCGGTAGTGGGGGTGCACGGCCGTCGAAACCACGATCTCGTTCCGACGGGTGAGGTCGCGCGCCATCACCGCAGCCTCCCCTGTGGCGCTGGCGCCGTCGTACATCGACGCATTGGCCACGTCCATGCCGGTGAGCTCACAGAGCATCGTCTGGTACTCGTAGGTGGCCTGCAGTTCCCCCTGCATGATCTCGGCCTGGTAGGGGGTGTAGGCGGTGTAGAACTCCGCCCGCCCGGCCAGGTGCCACACTACGCTGGGGATCCAGTGGTCGTAGGCGCCACCCCCCAGGAAACACACCAGACGATCGGCATGACCGTTGCGCTCTGCCAGCCCGCGCAGGTGCGCCAGCAGGTCGACATCGGCCATCGGCGGCGGAAGGTGCAGGGGCCGGCTCAGCCGCACGCCGGCCGGGATGTCGGCGAGCAACTCGTCCACCGACGCCACGCCGATCGCGCGGAGCATCTCGTCCCGCTCCTGCGCGGTCATCGGCAGATAACGATGAGAATGCCAGGCGGCGTTCATGCGCCCTCCGCGGCTACCAGCGCAGCGTACGCTTCCGCGGTCAGCAGCTGGTCCCACTCTGTGTCGTTGGCGGGTTCCACCACGATCAACCATGCGTCACCATGGGGATCCTGGTTGATTCGCTCCGGGTGCTCCAGGAGGTCTGCGTTCACCTCAACCACGCGCCCTGAGACCGGCGCGTACAGGTCGCTGGCGGCCTTCACCGACTCCACCACCCCAAAGGGCTGCATCGCTCGTACTTCCGTGCCTACTGTCGGCAGCTCGATGTACACCACATCCGAGAGACGCTCCGCAGCAAACCGTGTGATGCCCACGCGCACGCGTCCGTCCTCGCGTTTTGCCCACTCGTGCTCGCGGGTGTACCGTCGGTCGTCAGGATACATGCTTCACCCCACACCGGATCAGTGTGTCGGCCGTCGGTAGAAGGGCAGGGACACGACCCGTGCCGGCACGTACGTGCCGCGGGCCTCGATCTCCAGCCTGGTCCCGACCGCAGCGTACGCCACCGGCACGTACCCCAGGCCGATAGGTCGCTGGAGGGTGGGCGCGAACGTGCCGCTGGTGACCCTGCCGATGCGGACGCCCTCGGCCCAGATCCCCTGGTGCGCGCGGGCGATCGCCCGATCCACCACTTCGAAACCAACCAGCCGCCGCGTGACGCCCTCAGTATGCTGACGGATCAGCGCCTCGCGCCCGACGAACTCGCCCTTGTCGAACTTCACGGTCCAGGCCAGCGGCGCTTCCAGTGGCGTCGTGGTCTCGTCGATGTCGTTGCCGTAGAGCATGTACCCCGCTTCGAGGCGCAGCGTGTCACGGGCTCCGAGGCCGGCGGGCACGAGGCCTTCGGGCTGCCCCGCCTCCAGCAGCGCGTACCAGACCCGCGGCGCCTCGTCCCAGGGGACAGCCAGCTCGAACCCATCCTCGCCGGTGTACCCGGTCCGGGACACCCAGGCCGGGACGCCAGCGATGCGCACGTCGTCAAGCGCGTGGAACCGGGGAAGGACTGTGACCTCACCGTCCGCCACGCGCGCCAGGATCGCCGCCGCCCGCGGTCCCTGCAATGCCAGCAACGCTGTCGCATCCGACACGTCGTGCACAGTAGCGGTCGCCCCCGCCGCGTGTTCGGTGATCCACGCCACGTCGCGCTCCCGACGGGCCGCGTTCACCACGAACAGATAGACGTCCTCCGCCACCCGGAACACCGTCACGTCGTCAACGATGCCGCCCGACGGGAGACACATGGGCGTGTACAACCCGCGGCCAACGGACAGGCGGCTGGCGTCGTTGGTGATCACCCGCTGGACCACCTCCAGTGCCTCCCGCCCCTCCACCCGGATCTGCCCCATGTGCGAGACGTCGAACAGGCCTGCCCGCGTGCGCACCGCCACGTGTTCTGCGACGATCCCCACGTACTGGAGCGGCATCTCCCACCCCGCGAACGGCACCAGGCGCGCGCCCGCCGCACGGTGCGCCGCGTGCAAGGACGTCTGCCGCAACGCGCTCACGACGGCGCGTCGGACGCATCGGGCCCTGTGGCGACCTGGAGCAACGCCACCACCTCGTCGTCGTCCACCTGCGTGAAGTCCTCGTAGAACTGCCCCACTGCCTGGAAGAGCGCCGGCGTGCTCAGGCAGACCACCTCGTCGGCGTCTTTCGCCAGGGCCGCCAGGCTTTCCGGAGGCGCCACCGGCACGGCAGCGACCAGCCACCCGGGCCCACGGGCGCGGACGGCCCGTAGCGCGGCGATCATGGTGGCACCGGTGGCGATGCCGTCGTCAACGACGATGCCGGTGCGTCCATCCAACGGCGGCAGCGGCGCCCCACCCCGGTACACCTGAATCCGGCGCGCGATCTCCGCCCGCTGCACGGCGATCTCCTGTTCCACGTACTCCCGCGCCACCCCCCGGCTTAGCTCCTCGTCGAGGAAGACCGCACCGTCCTCGGCCACGGCACCGATGGCCAGCTCGGGGTTATAGGGCGATCGCAGCTTGCGGGGAACCACCACCGCCAGGGGCGCGCCCAGCACTGCGGCCACCTCACGTCCGACCACGACGCCGCCGCGCGGAATCGCCAGCACCACCGGATCGCGGTCGCGTAGGTGGACCAGGGCCCGGCCCAGGCGACGTCCTGCATCCCGGCGGTCGCGAAAGACCATGGTCGCCGCATGCTCCTACGCCTGCACGATGGCGCGCCGCTCCTCGTCGGAGAGCATCGCCGACGACGCACCTGCCCGCACCGGTTTCGCGTACGCCCGTGCGCCCTCGCGCCCGTTCAGCACGCTCAACACGAACCCGTTTCGGTCCGCGTCGAGCAACGCAATACTGAAACTCAGCTGACCTCCGAGGTCTTGAAAGGCATCGTAGCGCACCAGTCCCACCCGCTGCAGGCTCCGCTGCGCCTGTGCTCCGATGTGCTCCATCCGTTGGGCCACGTGGTCCACCCGGCGGCCCAACGCGTCCACCGCGCTATTCAGGCGATCGACCTGCTCCAGCAGCGGCGGCGCACCGGTTACCGCCGCCAGCTGGCGGGTCAGTACACGGAGACGTACCACCAGCCATGCGGTCACCAGTGCCAGCATGGCGCTCCCCACCAGGGCCGCGAACGCCCACGACTCCGCCCGTCCCGTCATGCTCTGGTTGCCCCCCGGAATCGTTGCGTCTTTCCACGGTCGGCGGATGTTCTCCTGTCCCGTCCCACCACCGTCTCTCA is a window encoding:
- the trxB gene encoding thioredoxin-disulfide reductase, whose protein sequence is MRDVVILGGGPAGLTAAIYAARANLAPLVIEGSQAGGQLMLTTLVENYPGFPDAIMGPELMQAMRKQAERVGAEFRTEDATAVDFTRRPFVITTQSGEHIAARAVIVATGASARMLGVPGEERLLGRGVSTCATCDGFFFRKKDVVVVGGGDSAMEEALYLANLARSVTVIHRRDRLRASKIMQERAFKHPAITFVWNTVVEEIVGDGVVQAVRLRDVQSGAVTERKTDGVFVAIGHVPNTALFRGQLELDDAGYIKLRDRSMTSVEGVFAAGDVHDHTYRQAVTAAGYGCMAAIDAERWLQHQDR
- the trxA gene encoding thioredoxin, with the protein product MAKPVAVTEQTFEQEVLQADLPVLVDFWAEWCGPCRLIAPIVEELAGEYAGRLKVVKVDVDDNQHLAMRYSIMSIPTLGVFKGGQMVERIVGYMPKAELKRRIEGALQTKVG
- a CDS encoding tetratricopeptide repeat protein, whose translation is MSEGSDRAAHHLDEGERHLEAGEWEAAEAAFRRAIESDGSSHVAYSKLGVALARQRRLDEAEQAFAKAVSLNPRYAPAWSNLGNVYRETGRLDQALEAYQRAIAVDPDYWIAHQNLGGLYKQLGRTAEAIASLRRATKLSLRASVRPPRAGEGRRMGCVGMVVMVFAVAVGIATLLAARF
- a CDS encoding reverse transcriptase-like protein, encoding MVAPRPVGDPLHVTAAARPAPDGRLTLAVVLRDPDRGARRVLVHTVHPNRTPAAHRAVLAALWAARRAGARRVVVEVDNGEVVAQVTGQVEAPPTAVVAVLQSRALLNAFDTATLRCIPDEENDAVFAAAAVRGAREPIYRDLPLWATF
- the lexA gene encoding transcriptional repressor LexA; its protein translation is MRTELTRRQREIFEYVVDSIKRRGIVPSVREIGAALGAHSPSTVHHHLVALERKGYLRRGSDRMRVLEITDRRWPASDEVALVPLVGRVAAGAPVLADEHVEEMIPVPRRFVGWTEQSFLLTVRGDSMVGAGIYDGDLVIVRCQDTASPGDIVVALLGDEATVKRLACRDGQPYLQAENPAYPPVLGPFEILGKVVGLLRRYPVGGAI
- a CDS encoding threonine/serine dehydratase, giving the protein MSLPTIDDVRAAAARIARDARRTPLHPFDGADGILLKLESLQPTGSFKVRGAANHMRALGPRLRGVVTASSGNHGQAVAYVASRMGLPAVVVVPETVTAPKAAGIARWGAEVIRCGTTAAERLELANALARERGLHVVPPFDDPLVIAGQGTCGLEIAEQAVDVSVVVVPVSGGGLLSGVALAVKTLRPEVRVVGVEPQNVARFAASRAAGARVTVPSTETVCDGLRVQQPGALPWELVAHYVDEFVAVDDAAVLRAVGRLWREARLVVEPSGAIAVAALLEGRVVERPAVAVVSGGNLDPALVVRSKSEEMLVP
- the gcvPB gene encoding aminomethyl-transferring glycine dehydrogenase subunit GcvPB, with product MTQRDFPLIFELSRPGRVAVAAPEADVPDVPLEQIVEPSLVRRDPADLPEVSEPDLVRHYTRLSQRNYAIDVGFYPLGSCTMKYNPKVNEDAARLPGFARLHPNVPDDLAQGALQLLWELEQMLCEISGMDRVTFQPAAGAHGELTALMMIRAYHEDRGDRRTRVIVPDSAHGTNPASAAMCGYTVVTVPSDRRGNIDVDALRQVADASVAALMLTNPNTLGLFEERIVEVAEIVHGCGALLYLDGANFNAVLGVTRPGDQGFDVMHMNVHKTFSTPHGGGGPGAGPVAVKAFLAPYLPVPTVERDGDRFRLDYARPKAIGRVRAFHGNFGVLVRAYAYLRAYGPLLRQVSEAAVVNANYLLTRLREYFDVPYDRPCMHEFVLSGRRQKAQHGVRTLDIAKRLLDYGYHAPTIYFPLIVDEAIMIEPAETESRQTLDAFADALIQVAEECARDPETVRTAPHRTVVARLDEVAAARHPNLRWRGPVRAASTR
- the gcvPA gene encoding aminomethyl-transferring glycine dehydrogenase subunit GcvPA: MNAAWHSHRYLPMTAQERDEMLRAIGVASVDELLADIPAGVRLSRPLHLPPPMADVDLLAHLRGLAERNGHADRLVCFLGGGAYDHWIPSVVWHLAGRAEFYTAYTPYQAEIMQGELQATYEYQTMLCELTGMDVANASMYDGASATGEAAVMARDLTRRNEIVVSTAVHPHYREVLRTYTRHLGMHVREVPYEDGVTSVARAREALGARTAALVIQFPNVFGCIEDGPALARVAHDAGALLITAVAEPLSLGLLAPPGHWGADIVAGEGQPLGNFLNFGGPYLGMLATRDAFVRRMPGRLVGATVDRHGRRGFVLTLQTREQHIRREKATSNICTNEALNALAAAIYMAAVGKSGLRQIAEVNARRAHYARSRLCAIPGVRAGFDAPVFNEFVLRLPVPPAEVNARLLDRGILGGLPLGLWYPELADAWLVCVTEARTRAQIDALVDAVAEVVTR
- the gcvH gene encoding glycine cleavage system protein GcvH, translated to MYPDDRRYTREHEWAKREDGRVRVGITRFAAERLSDVVYIELPTVGTEVRAMQPFGVVESVKAASDLYAPVSGRVVEVNADLLEHPERINQDPHGDAWLIVVEPANDTEWDQLLTAEAYAALVAAEGA
- the gcvT gene encoding glycine cleavage system aminomethyltransferase GcvT, with protein sequence MSALRQTSLHAAHRAAGARLVPFAGWEMPLQYVGIVAEHVAVRTRAGLFDVSHMGQIRVEGREALEVVQRVITNDASRLSVGRGLYTPMCLPSGGIVDDVTVFRVAEDVYLFVVNAARRERDVAWITEHAAGATATVHDVSDATALLALQGPRAAAILARVADGEVTVLPRFHALDDVRIAGVPAWVSRTGYTGEDGFELAVPWDEAPRVWYALLEAGQPEGLVPAGLGARDTLRLEAGYMLYGNDIDETTTPLEAPLAWTVKFDKGEFVGREALIRQHTEGVTRRLVGFEVVDRAIARAHQGIWAEGVRIGRVTSGTFAPTLQRPIGLGYVPVAYAAVGTRLEIEARGTYVPARVVSLPFYRRPTH
- a CDS encoding phosphoribosyltransferase yields the protein MVFRDRRDAGRRLGRALVHLRDRDPVVLAIPRGGVVVGREVAAVLGAPLAVVVPRKLRSPYNPELAIGAVAEDGAVFLDEELSRGVAREYVEQEIAVQRAEIARRIQVYRGGAPLPPLDGRTGIVVDDGIATGATMIAALRAVRARGPGWLVAAVPVAPPESLAALAKDADEVVCLSTPALFQAVGQFYEDFTQVDDDEVVALLQVATGPDASDAPS
- a CDS encoding DUF4446 family protein, yielding MTGRAESWAFAALVGSAMLALVTAWLVVRLRVLTRQLAAVTGAPPLLEQVDRLNSAVDALGRRVDHVAQRMEHIGAQAQRSLQRVGLVRYDAFQDLGGQLSFSIALLDADRNGFVLSVLNGREGARAYAKPVRAGASSAMLSDEERRAIVQA